Proteins from a genomic interval of Coregonus clupeaformis isolate EN_2021a chromosome 4, ASM2061545v1, whole genome shotgun sequence:
- the LOC121549044 gene encoding guanine nucleotide-binding protein G(i) subunit alpha-1, whose product MGCTLSTDDKAAVERSKMIDRNLRDDGEKAAREVKLLLLGAGESGKSTIVKQMKIIHEAGYSEEECKQYRAVVYSNTIQSIIAIIRAMGRLKIDFGDAARADDARQLFVLAGSAEEGFMTAELAGVIKRLWKDRGVQACFSRSREYQLNDSAAYYLNDLDRISQATYIPTQQDVLRTRVKTTGIVETHFTFKDLHFKMFDVGGQRSERKKWIHCFEGVTAIIFCVALSDYDLVLAEDEEMNRMHESMKLFDSICNNKWFTDTSIILFLNKKDLFEEKIKKSPLTICYPEYAGSNTYEEAAAYIQCQFEDLNKRKDTKEIYTHFTCATDTKNVQFVFDAVTDVIIKNNLKDCGLF is encoded by the exons ATGGGGTGTACCCTGAGCACGGACGATAAGGCGGCGGTGGAGCGTAGTAAAATGATCGACAGGAATTTGCGGGACGACGGGGAGAAAGCCGCAAGAGAGGTCAAGCTACTGCTCCTCG GTGCTGGTGAGTCGGGGAAGAGCACAATAGTCAAGCAGATGAA GATCATCCACGAGGCAGGCTACTCGGAGGAGGAGTGTAAACAGTACAGGGCTGTGGTCTACAGCAACACCATCCAGTCCATCATCGCCATCATCAGAGCCATGGGACGACTCAAGATCGACTTTGGAGACGCAGCCAGAGCC GATGATGCGAGACAGCTGTTTGTGCTGGCAGGGTCGGCAGAGGAAGGCTTCATGACGGCAGAGCTGGCCGGGGTCATCAAACGCCTGTGGAAGGACAGAGGGGTACAGGCCTGCTTCAGCCGCTCACGAGAGTACCAGCTCAACGACTCGGCAGCata TTACTTAAACGATTTGGACAGGATATCCCAAGCTACCTATATCCCGACCCAGCAGGATGTCCTGAGGACCAGAGTCAAAACCACAGGCATTGTGGAGACACACTTCACCTTCAAGGACCTCCACTTTAA GATGTTTGATgttggaggtcagaggtcagagaggaagaagtggaTCCACTGCTTCGAGGGCGTCACTGCCATCATCTTCTGTGTGGCGCTCAGCGACTATGACCTGGTGCtggctgaggatgaggagatg AACCGGATGCATGAGAGCATGAAGCTGTTTGACTCCATCTGTAACAACAAGTGGTTCACAGACACctccatcatcctcttcctcaACAAGAAGGACCTGTTTGAGGAGAAGATCAAGAAGAGTCCTCTAACTATATGTTACCCAGAATACGCAG GCTCCAACACATACGAGGAGGCTGCAGCCTACATCCAGTGTCAGTTTGAGGACCTGAACAAGAGGAAGGACACCAAGGAGATCTACACCCACTTCACCTGCGCCACCGACACCAAGAACGTGCAGTTTGTCTTCGACGCCGTCACTGACGTCATCATCAAGAACAACCTGAAGGACTGTGGACTCTTCTAA
- the LOC121549050 gene encoding platelet glycoprotein 4, which produces MSCCKMLCGLKAGIAAGIAVAILGIILIPVGNNIIRETITTESVIEPGTTAWDNWVSAEVPLYRQFWLFDVQNPLDVVENGSKPKLVEKGPYTYKTRYLPKENITANPENHTISFLLPAGAIFEPSMSVGSEEDSVTSLNLAVAGGYKLFPPWALEAAIKLNNVSLFQRRTVREILWGYEDPILKGTLGLFFPYNGTYDGPYRVFTGKDDISKVSIIDSWQGEKKVSFWKDTYCDMINGTDGSSFSPFLDKKKPLYFFSSDITRSVSAEYERSLNLKGIEVYRFKLPPLTLASPAVNPDNQCFCTDSVVTKNCTLAGVLDISASRGQPVYISLPHFLHGSPYLVDDVEGLSPSEEHHVTFLDVEPTTGFSLRFAKRLQVNMMYGPSKIITVLKKVKDYTIFPIVWLNETASLDDETADRFKKELLSRIDMLETVQFTLIGLGLSAFVLCIVAHCLVSRNDNKLA; this is translated from the exons ATGAGTTGCTGTAAAATGCTGTGTGGGCTAAAGGCTGGAATTGCGGCTGGAATTGCGGTGGCCATATTAGGTATAATCCTTATCCCTGTGGGGAACAATATCATCCGTGAGACTATTACAACG GAGTCGGTCATCGAGCCTGGGACCACAGCCTGGGACAACTGGGTGTCTGCAGAAGTACCTCTGTACAGACAGTTCTGGCTCTTTGACGTGCAGAACCCACTGGACGTGGTGGAGAATGGGTCAAAGCCAAAATTGGTGGAGAAAGGGCCCTACACATACAA GACGCGGTACCTGCCCAAAGAGAACATCACGGCCAACCCAGAGAACCACACCATCTCCTTCCTGCTCCCTGCGGGGGCCATCTTTGAGCCGTCCATGTCTGTGGGGTCTGAGGAGGACAGTGTCACCTCTCTCAACCTGGCTGTGGCT GGTGGGTACAAGTTGTTTCCCCCATGGGCACTGGAAGCTGCAATAAAGTTAAACAATGTCTCACTCTTCCAGCGACGGACAGTGAGGGAAATACTCTGGGGTTACGAAGACCCCATTCTGAAAGGGACACTGGGCCTCTTTTTTCCT TACAATGGTACCTATGATGGGCCATACAGggtcttcacaggcaaggatgaCATCTCTAAAGTGTCTATCATTGACAGCTGGCAGGGGGAAAA GAAGGTGTCTTTCTGGAAGGACACATACTGCGACATGATCAACGGCACAG ATGGCTCGTCATTCTCTCCCTTCCTGGACAAGAAGAAGCCTCTGTACTTCTTCTCCTCTGACATCACCAG GTCTGTGTCAGCTGAGTATGAGAGGAGCCTGAACCTGAAGGGGATCGAGGTGTACCGGTTCAAACTGCCCCCGCTCACCCTAGCCTCCCCTGCAGTCAACCCAGACAACCAGTGCTTCTGCACAGACTCTGTGGTCACTAAGAACTGCACATTGGCCGGAGTCCTGGACATCAGCGCCTCTCGCG GACAACCAGTCTACATCTCCCTGCCCCACTTCCTGCATGGTAGTCCATACCTGGTTGACGATGTGGAGGGCCTTAGTCCTAGTGAGGAGCATCACGTCACGTTCCTGGATGTGGAACCG ACTACAGGGTTCAGTCTGAGGTTCGCTAAGAGACTGCAGGTGAACATGATGTATGGCCCCTCCAAGATCATCAC GGTGTTAAAGAAAGTGAAGGattacaccatattccctatagttTGGCTAAACGAG ACGGCATCCCTGGATGACGAGACAGCAGACAGGTTTAAGAAGGAGCTGTTATCTCGTATTGACATGCTGGAGACGGTGCAGTTCACACTGATAGGCTTAGGGTTATCAGCCTTTGTACTCTGCATAGTGGCCCATTGTTTGGTAAGCAGAAACGACAACAAGCTTGCGTGA